TCTGTCAAGAGGTTGTTTTCGATATCAATGACAGTTATCTTTCCCAATTGTCTGAAGATGTGAACAGATACTACAACCATAAGTGGAATGCTTGGCGTGCAGCCTTGAAACACAGATACTTCAACAATCCTTGGGCCATCGTCTCATTCTTTGCCGCTTGTATATTGCTGGTGCTTACTTTTGCTCAGACCTTATATGGCGTTTATGGATATTACAGGCCAAGTTCTTGAATGCAGTAAGGTCCTCTTATAATCCCTCTACTATTATGAAGAGATTGCAATTATATACATCAAAGATTTCTATTCATTTCTTCAATCATTAGGCGAAGCAACCTTTTTGTTTAGGCAAAATGTGATGGCTCACAGTATGTCTTTGTATTAGCAAAATACTCGACAGAAAAGGATGCAGCAACAATGCCATTGTTTGTTTGATTGTCTAGTATCAGCCATTGAAGTTTATCCATCTTCAATAATTTGCATcatattttttttttgagatgGAATTTTGATATCAGAATCGGCAAATATGCCTCAGGTGATACAACCTGAAACCCCAAACAGCTGATTATGTTGTTCTTTCTAACCAGATAAATAGGGTGTGACATTAGAAATGCCTGTTTGACAAAAGATGTTATAAGATTCATTATGTCCTGCATGACAAATTTGCAGATGTTCGGATTATAGCGCTAGTGTTtgatgttatttttaaataatgattACATGAAATAAACTGAGATAAATCTAAGTTTCGAAGGCAGTTCTGAGGCTTTGGATCAGACACAGCCGAAGCTATCCATTTCCTGAAGCATCAATCTCAATCTCAGGAACCCAATTTTTCGTAAAGCATTAGTTTTGATTAATAACAAGGCAAAAGCGGATGCCTTTAAGCAGAAGAATAATAGAATATCCATAATGAAATAATTTGAAGGAGCTTGATTGAGGTAAAAACTAAACAGCATTGATCCCCAGAATAAAAAGGGTATTTTAACTtgaaaagtataatttaaaagcAAATTTGATATAATCCAACTACACTGCTTGATTGGTGTTTTCTGTAAAATGCATGTCATTGGATGAAGGGTACAGGCGACAAGAAATGTTGCATGTCCCTTCCATAATAACTTTGGTTTCTCTAAGCTAAACTTCTCCAATACATCTGAAAGCTAACCCAGTCAAAATCTGGAGAAAATTAACAAATATGTAATGTGGATTGATTATCCTTTTGGACAACTTGTACCACCAGCAAATCCTGTGGGAATTCAGCtgtcaaaacaaaaatttatttaGGGGAAAGCGAGGAAGAAAAATTACACAACCAGCATATATATACAAGTATAGCATGCACTATATACCTGACGCATTTAATTTTAATCCCTAGGAAGAAGGTTCACACTTTCTGTAGGCGCCTTCTTGCCATCATATCGCTAACAAAATAACAAAGGACAACATTTATTTACCATGATCAAGCACAAAGTTTATACTAACTGGAAGAAAAATGGAGATAGGATAATGAGTGAGGAAAGGGAGGAAAGTTAGTTTTCTTTCATTATGTTTGGTATGAATATAGAAAATAGTGAAAGCAAGATGTTAAGGGTAAAGTTAAATAAAATTGTCAACTTAAGTTGAAAGAGTTGTTTCCTCCCACATTTAGAAGGAGTGGATTTGGAGGAAAGGGAAAGGGAAAGGTGCAAATCCTCTTGTTTTCCTTTCCTCCTACCAAACAACGGAAAGGATTAAAAGAAAGTAgctttccattccattccatttCCTTCCTATCAACCACAGCATAAGAAAAAAATATGATAAAGAATATTGTGTTTGCCTTTCACAAAGGAAATTAGGATCTATATATACCTGTTTACCAAAAGAGAAAGGAACATATTTGTATTTGATCATGTGCAATATCTGTCTCTTCATTGTTAGAATGAATAACATTAGCCAGTAGAAAAGGAGTATAGGCCAAAAGACAGGCACATCAAACAGACTGAAGAACGTCATCACAAAAGCAATGCAGAAGGCCTTTGTAATAGAGTACCTTCACACACAAAAGGGCATGTAAGAGACGAGAACCATAGCATGGAAGACAACAACATCATAGACAAAGAACGAGGAAGCAGGGAATAATGTGGAAGATAAAGGACAAACTTCTCTGTTTCAGctcaaataaaaaatatttatatagtgCATATGTAGTATTAGGAGACCTCAATGTCAATGAATTAAAATAGAAAACTGAATTACAGCATTAGTTTTATAGTATGGTATAGATTTTCCCTAAAATTGAACACTTTATGGTAAAAGTTTCTATGCAATCAACCCATCCAAAAGACAATGGAGAATGTGTGATCAAGCCTCAAGCCTATATTGGCATAACAGGCTCTAGTTGTCATGTACCCATTAACATGATGGAAGGAAAGGAATAAAGACACTGAAATGTGCCGCTGTAGAATATCATACCCTTCCCCAGGGGAAACAACTGAATGGTATTTTTGTTCTTATTTCATCTATTCCAGATTCCTCTTTTTTCTTTGAAAATGTAAACGACAGTAGAAATTTCTAATCATTTGTGTTTACCAGCCTTGTTCAATATACTTCAATATTAAATTCTTCCCCCACACGCTCAGGCATAATGAATTTTCATGCAAGAAAAGCTTACTTTATCAAATTCCCCTAACAAATTAACCATGCCGGGTTCGAGTCAATACTGAATAAACTATCCTAAATTTGGAACAGTAcaaggaaaaggaaaaaagaagaagcagAAACAGACCTTCGATCTAGCAAGTTTCTTAATCGCAGAATAAGTTATTCTGTTTCTCATGATAGAAAATTCAAGAGAATGAGACTAAATTTGAATTATTTGTAGACTTAATCATCGATCAAATCATAACCGACAATAATGAAGAGTGAGATGGCGAACCAGAATTTGAACTCGGGGAGTCGGCGAACGAAAGGGCGAAACTCATCGGATCCGCGGGTGGGGAGCGATGGGCCATCCTGCATCTCAGGGTCCACTTGAGGAGAAAGGAACCCCATCAGGAGATTCAGCAAGTAGATGCCGAGGCCGTAGGTGATGATGTAGAAACCCTGCACAAAGTAGACGCGTACGGCGTAGATCAGCACCAGCACCAGACATGCTATCCAGCGGTGCAGAATGTGCGGGACAGTCTTGTCCAGAACATGCTGGTACCGACGCGACACCTCGAAGCTCCACCGCGATACAGCGGTTGCAGGAGACGATTGGGATAGATCGTCACCATCTAGGCCACCGCCGGTTGGTCTGGTCTCCATCGGGGGGGCTAACTAACAATAAAGAAATAAGTACAAAGCCTCTTCGTTTTCCTTTTCGCCGAAACAAGTTTGTTCCTTTCAGTTTTTTTCCCCTGAAACAATAGTGTCTTCTAACAAACTACAAATCTTTTAGCGGCCTTAGCTTAGCCTCTGAATTACGGCTCGTGCTGGAGCACATGGTTTTAGTCGAGTAAAATAAAATTGGCATAATTACAATGTTTGCCTTCAACTATACTATAATTTCTATTTAAGTACTtattttttcaaaagtgtcaAAAGTTTTGTGCCACTAATCACATTAAGAACAAAGTGAGACTAAAATATCACTAGAAGAACTAAAGGTTAAAGAAGAATTTTGTATTTAAGCTTAATAATTAATCTTCAAATTCTAATAGTTAAATTAATTTGCGAATTTATGACGATGCAGGCTTTTTGTTTGGGGCCGAAATTAGAAATAAAGATCACTTTGCTCAAAGCTTTGGATAAGCGTATCAAATATCAGTTTTACAATTTGATACGATTGAGTgttgcccctaaatttttatttttaaatatctatatttaatttaatttcaaatctatatttgtaaataaaattatattactaaaataataatttattaatatattattaattactgtatgataataataaagtaatattAATTAACCATTAATTAATtgaacttaaaaataataaaaaatttgttattattatgaatattttattattaaataaatgtctataaatataaattttgaaaaagtaTTGTAAACATTCGAACAAAATACTTTCACTTTTGATGTCCTATCTTTGGTTTTTTACtctctttttattctttaatttatttttatttttattctctctattcttttatttcataaCATGTTATTAACACAATATTCATTTTTCATGATTCCTTTCTAAGATTTATGCTTTCTCATGAAAAAAAACTCTACCCTAAACCCACACAAGCAGCACCGTTCTTGAAAAATAAAAAGCAAATATTTTGAAGAAACAAATCTCTTAAAACCAACTTCTGGTTTGAATCCGTGCCTAGAGGTGCTCATGAGTTGAATCGAGCCCATGCAAGGTATCTAGATCAATTTTTCAAAACAAGGCTTGTCCTAAATTGGCTCAAAAAATGGGTTTACTTTTTTGCCCAAGCCTAACCCAATTTAGGAAAGCTAAATCTAGGCTTGACTCGATCCgctcatatttaattttttagattagttttatttaaaatatttttcaaaaaatataatacactaaatgtactaaaaacactaaaataaatgttttctaaCACGTTAAAAAGCATTTAAATTAAAAAGCACTACCATAAAtataatgaatattttattatattaaaacacacataaatataataaatataataaatattttattgtgttaaatataattttaaaatttatattttaggttgAGTTTTTAGTTAGGTAAGTTTTTTAGGTTTTGGGTAATGGATTTAATTGTGATTGGGTTaatgatttaatataaatataaatataaatatatataactattatttaacatatatgtAACTCTTCTAActtgtatccgtcgccggaatagggtttggagcattatcggacttacTTCAGAAtcgaacatacatttctcatacaatttCAAATTCTAAGTACATCAATCAAAgtcattcatattgtccctaatacgagcttacaaggctcaaaacatgcattaaaagggTTTCGGGACTAAATCCATAACTCAGGAAACTTTTTGGAAACATAGAAAACTTTTCAcaaaacaggggacacaagcCTGTATGGCCCGGCCGTGTATCTTACACGGCTAAAGAaacgcctgtgtcacaggccatgtggagaTTCGAAttggggtcacatggccgtgtctcagcccgtgtccaaccctgtgtaactcattgacttgggtcacaccgctaaccacacgcccgtgtgccttttcgaaatggccacacacgcgcCGTGTGCCaggtgtgctaggctgtgccaaacctgtagggtatactgacttatgccacacgaccatgtcacatgcccgtgtgctgggccatgtagagcatattgacttgatttctaattaaacaccaggggacacacggccgtgtcgccagAACgtctgtcacacacggctgaaacacatgcccgtgtctttgctcgtgtggacaaaaataagctagttacaagccatatttctcacccaatatGCATCACTACACCAAATATCAAGACCAATCCATACAATTCCAATACCAACAACAATAAGTTTCATAAACTTCACAATTAgccattcaaaacatatcaacttCATATCCAAAAATCACCTAAATGGTTAACCTTTAAACATGCATCATCTCCTATTACTAATATACCATTCCATTCCCAAATGTAACCATTTACTACTTTCATTATCAATTCACATCTAGACATTCACATAACAATTATAAGCCACTTATCAAAaggccatttacacatatatacacataatcaaGTATGCCAAAGtaagccaattcacatggctaaatccattactcctatacatgccatataactaaATTCactaagttcaaaagtaccaaaacgatAGCCGGATAATGTGATGCAACCTCCGACGACTTCCAAATCAAGCGAGCTTCCAATTCACTATAAtcacagaaaaataaacaaagtaagctttaaagcttagtaagctcatataatatagaattaaacttaccactTCTTAATAGTTTAGgaaaataaacatatataatccAATCAATTTATCAAATGCCTAAGCATATGAAATCATCAATAGGTTAGTCAcacaatgtaacagcccgattttagggctagtcgaaacagtgatttcgaaaccactaacccgaggtcggagaaattatttttgatattattatatgtgttatagcataaacatgaaggtgcatgaaaattttggtgaattaattttagcgattgtgagcccaattgcgaaaaaagactaaatcacataaagtacaaaagtcctattttgatagctaagggtgttaattatctagagaaccaaaattgggggtctttaaagagcaattagacccttaatTCATAGGCTGGCCGGCTATAGGAGACAAATTGAtgagaaagtcaaaattaggtgagtttttggtcaccaattttgactagctttaatattaaaataaaacaaaggcttCATCTCTTTATTCTCTTTTATCCTACCGAAAATTTAGCCATTAGAGGgatttttgaagctttaaaatttcaacaacttcaagccttcacaagtaaatgattttgatagtttttcttgatgatttttgcatttttggacCATTTGTAGCATGAGTTTTCAAATcaggggactattttgtaaaatggttgaaagtctagggtttttccatgagagtattcatgttgttttctgaattttatggaagaaaatgagtcttggttgtgaaataaactacttttgtgaagaagttttcatggaaaccctaaccagggaccattttgcataagttataaaatagatgataaatgtgtgaaaaagtggaaattttgggttgatataagagtaaaaaaggttcttctaggcttaagatatgaaaaaattcgataaaaattattttttgggtttaggggtaaaatgatcattttgtcaaagtctaggggcaaaatggttattttaccaaaaatgtgaattttcaatTTCCTAAATTTATTTAGGGATTAAATGAATGCATTtggttattatagatcaagaaatataaaatctgggcctagaccggggaaaagcaaagctaatggactaagtcgaactagtcgcctacattttgtaatccgaggtaagttgtatgtgaGTAATACaaatacattgttattatatgcgttggaattgatatagcatgaattgcttgagtGCGGAGATTAAAATTcatgatgataattgagatagtagaactcccggttgaaccttgagaaataaatcaaatattcataCCATAACATACAAGTCATtgtgagtcagtgtaagaccatgtctgggccattgcatcggcattgagacgagagctagtgtacgacatgtctgggacatgcatcggcctcaagacgaaagccagtgtaagacatgtctgggacatgcatcggctacgagatgtgtcagtataagaccatgtctgggacatggcatcggcgcgGATAtgcaagagctagtgtaagaccatgtttgggacatggcattgacttgagatatgagccaatgtaagaccatgtctgggacatggcatcggcattttaccccatgtttgaggcttattgaatatccggtagtgtttCGAATAGTTCAACGGTGAGAGACACAGTTAagttaatgagaaaagtataaccatgttgtgagtggtacaggtacctaattgaaatgtatgagatgtgagctcgatatatgctatatgatttgtattggatagtgatgagtaagttgtgcttataccTACCTTTCTGTTATGAGTATGTTGATGAATGGTAgggttgttgttatatttatttgcatgtaacttactaagctttatgtttactccctctcatttccattttcttatagtgtcgcctaatTAGCTTAAGGACCAATGAACATCAGAGGcaacgatcacactatcaaccgaagcacttggtatagttagatttcataattttgagtatggcatgtatagggcttagactttaaggttttgtgtcattgagaaattggccaaatgtgttggcttgggttgatACCCCTTCATTTtatattaagccttgaatgataactaatattcattttgatatatatatccaattgatgatattttcatgaatgAGTAAATGTTGTGAATGAGCTAGCGTTTATTGGGGTTGCCTTTGAGTGTCCTATTTTGGTTGTGTTTGATGTTatgtaggtttgtgcaagtaagggtgacaaagaggcttggtaaatagccttattttgtcaacacgggtagacacacgggtatgtgtctaggccgtgtgtgacacacagttatcCCCGTAGGCGTGTTATCcgtccgtgtgtcccctgcacgtaaaaattgcaagtcagtatgcatggtagtaaacacacaagcagagatatggccgtgtgtctcaaccgtatggaggacacagcctctggccacgggcgtgtgtcttggccgtgtgcccctaattaGATGATGacatcagaaacaaaatgtcaaggtttttagacacaggctaagacacgagcgtgtcatggccgtgtgagggacatagcccatggacacgggcgtgtgctaggccatgtgaaaacccctgtaggttcgaattggaaattaattccacacgggtaaaggacacgggcgtgtccctatgtgcttaggccgtgtgaatcacacgggccattagcacgaccatgttgaaatgtcacACAGGTGTGTTGccttcccacacgggcgtgtgacttgtttCAAAGCtaaattttctaaagttggttAAAGTACCCAGATTGATCCTGAATGATTTCCAATGGAtgctttgggcctcgtaagcccatatttacggagtttagacaaagtttgaaaaatttttaaatttgaccaaGTCTTGATGACTTGGGAACGTAAGAATGCatgagttcaagttaggtaacgcctcgtattttgTCTTGACGTGGGCTACGGGtgtggggtattacatttagtggtatcagaactatggtttagtcgattctagaactaacctagcgtgagtacgaGTCTAACTATAcgtgccataattgtatattgatagtgtgacgactcctgacaattataaattatgtttttatatagtaaatggatcctgatagagctacagcagatgat
This is a stretch of genomic DNA from Gossypium arboreum isolate Shixiya-1 chromosome 11, ASM2569848v2, whole genome shotgun sequence. It encodes these proteins:
- the LOC108473618 gene encoding protein RER1A-like gives rise to the protein METRPTGGGLDGDDLSQSSPATAVSRWSFEVSRRYQHVLDKTVPHILHRWIACLVLVLIYAVRVYFVQGFYIITYGLGIYLLNLLMGFLSPQVDPEMQDGPSLPTRGSDEFRPFVRRLPEFKFWYSITKAFCIAFVMTFFSLFDVPVFWPILLFYWLMLFILTMKRQILHMIKYKYVPFSFGKQRYDGKKAPTESVNLLPRD